A window of the Myxocyprinus asiaticus isolate MX2 ecotype Aquarium Trade chromosome 11, UBuf_Myxa_2, whole genome shotgun sequence genome harbors these coding sequences:
- the LOC127447825 gene encoding ice-structuring glycoprotein-like, translated as MAASLLRVGRLGSLRCLQLESSLRAPVVALSSKSGDSKKSKKSNKEKGAPKTYFDIEKLVQHKAYAEFPKKEVAAPAAAAAFTKAASAANPGSEPVAPEPVVTATAVPAATEAPASTAESVVPAAEVTIPAAEASEVTTLAAEAAAPAAEAAAPAAEATEITTPAAEVTTPATEASEVTTPASEVTTPATEASEVTTPASEVTTPATEASEVTTPATEASEVTTPAAETSEVTTPAAEASEVTTLAAEEAAPAAAPAEAAASAAEATEVTTPATEASEVTTPATEASEVTTPATEAAEVTTPAAEAAAPAAEAAAPAAEVTALAAEATEVTIPAAEAAAPASEAVTPAAEVTTPAAEAAELTTPAAEAVAPAAEAAASEVESSTPVAESTATAIESAAPATEAAASAVENSAPAAEPVAPAVENTAPTAEVAAAEAPAPAVEADAPAVESAEATSLLPEAGATEPSSIAEAPVSDEPASVATAAPSETVAETTSPASESVTTAAEPIVELATPVAEAATPEAPAAKANADVAPASEAAPTEDTPAQEALAEAAPAVEAVTEVVAEAVAEATPIELVESFAEASPVEDSAPVITDATDQAAVVETPEAGLDPIQKLFLDAIRSYSTQSNTSGSLVDAGPEYQKALAEEITKLQRLYGGGDLTSFPEFKFPEPKFDDMSSK; from the exons ATGGCAGCCTCTCTGCTCAGGGTTGGACGACTTGGATCTCTCAGG TGTCTGCAGTTGGAGAGTTCTTTAAGAGCTCCAGTTGTCGCTCTCAGTTCAAAGTCTGGGGACAGCAAGAAGTCCAAAAAGTCCAACAAAG AAAAAGGGGCTCCAAAAACCTACTTCGATATAGAAAAACTTGTCCAACACAAAGCGTATGCAGAATTCCCTAAGAAGGAGGTTGCAGCCCCAGCTGCTGCTGCTGCCTTTACAAAAGCTGCATCTGCTGCTAACCCTGGATCTGAACCAGTTGCCCCTGAGCCAGTTGTGACTGCCACTGCTGTGCCTGCTGCAACAGAAGCACCAGCCTCTACTGCTGAATCTGTTGTCCCTGCAGCTGAAGTCACAATCCCTGCAGCTGAAGCCTCTGAAGTCACTACCCTTGCTGCTGAGGCAGCTGCTCCTGCTGCTGAAGCTGCTGCCCCTGCAGCTGAAGCTACTGAAATCACTACCCCTGCAGCTGAAGTCACAACCCCTGCAACTGAAGCTTCTGAAGTCACAACCCCTGCTTCTGAAGTCACAACCCCTGCAACAGAAGCTTCTGAAGTCACAACCCCTGCTTCTGAAGTCACAACCCCTGCAACTGAAGCTTCTGAAGTCACAACCCCTGCAACTGAAGCTTCTGAAGTCACTACCCCTGCAGCTGAAACTTCTGAAGTCACTACCCCTGCAGCTGAAGCCTCTGAAGTCACTACCCTTGCTGCTGAGGAAGCTGCTCCTGCTGCTGCTCCTGCTGAAGCCGCTGCCTCTGCAGCTGAAGCTACTGAAGTAACTACCCCTGCAACTGAAGCTTCTGAAGTCACAACCCCTGCAACTGAAGCTTCTGAAGTCACTACCCCTGCAACTGAAGCTGCTGAAGTCACTACCCCTGCTGCTGAGGCAGCTGCTCCTGCTGCTGAAGCTGCTGCCCCTGCAGCTGAAGTCACAGCCCTTGCAGCTGAAGCCACTGAAGTCACTATCCCTGCAGCTGAGGCAGCTGCTCCTGCTTCTGAAGCTGTTACCCCTGCAGCTGAAGTCACAACTCCTGCAGCTGAAGCTGCTGAACTCACTACCCCTGCTGCTGAGGCGGTTGCTCCTGCAGCTGAAGCTGCTGCCTCTGAAGTCGAAAGCAGTACACCTGTAGCTGAATCCACTGCCACTGCAATCGAAAGTGCTGCACCTGCAACTGAAGCCGCTGCTTCTGCAGTCGAAAACTCTGCACCTGCAGCTGAACCTGTTGCACCTGCTGTTGAAAATACTGCCCCTACAGCTGAAGTTGCTGCAGCTGAAGCCCCTGCACCTGCAGTTGAAGCCGATGCCCCTGCAGTCGAAAGCGCTGAAGCCACTTCTCTTTTACCTGAAGCTGGTGCCACAGAGCCTAGTTCTATTGCTGAAGCTCCTGTTTCTGATGAACCAGCCTCTGTAGCTACAGCTGCACCTTCAGAGACCGTTGCCGAAACCACATCTCCTGCTTCTGAGTCTGTTACCACAGCCGCAGAACCTATTGTTGAACTTGCCACTCCTGTGGCTGAAGCTGCCACACCTGAAGCTCCTGCAGCTAAAGCCAATGCTGATGTTGCACCAGCTTCTGAAGCCGCACCTACAGAAGATACACCTGCCCAAGAAGCACTTGCTGAAGCTGCCCCTGCTGTAGAGGCTGTCACTGAAGTAGTTGCAGAAGCTGTGGCTGAAGCTACCCCCATTGAGCTTGTAGAATCTTTTGCAGAAGCATCTCCTGTTGAAGATTCTGCCCCTGTGATAACAGATGCTACTGACCAAGCTGCAGTTGTGGAGACGCCTGAGG CTGGATTAGACCCCATTCAGAAACTTTTCCTTGATGCAATTCGCTCATACTCCACACAGAGCAA TACCTCTGGCAGTCTAGTTGATGCAGGCCCAGAGTACCAGAAGGCTCTTGCTGAGGAAATAACTAAATTGCAGCGGTTGTATGGTGGTGGAGACCTGACCTCCTTTCCAGAGTTTAAATTCCCTG AACCTAAATTTGATGACATGTCCTCCAAGTAA
- the LOC127447824 gene encoding tRNA (guanine-N(7)-)-methyltransferase non-catalytic subunit wdr4-like isoform X2 gives MAVVCSKGDWFVSSCSTTLVAINLKQTREPFVFDCAKAEKRPKETEGGNTSEGGPEENDSDRILAFAVSASGKHIALTDDHKRLILFCTEPSWQCISTRWVVRRCTSLVFTQGEDEVFVADKSGDVYSFSVLEPQKPGELKLGHLSMLLAVTLSTDDKYIITADRDEKIRVSFRRAPYNIQAFCLGHREFVSALLVPAGHPDLLLSGSGDGTMKVWHYETGRRLQSIDVRQLGILQNSDADTEKRFAVSRITSSPDGRHVAVQCERFSSVQLFLVDPGTEGCLNPAETLALPLAPWDMTFDSQNQLWLLLESEDVNVLLYRYSEQHWKLCDTETPELKRATEALQAQWNIFKGFVGLESQFKHLYKVNFDNMASYLQKKQERLEQENKKRAAANGSKHNVAGKRSKKEGNPVSQSTS, from the exons ATGGCAGTAGTGTGTTCTAAAGGAGACTGGTTTGTTTCTAGCTGTTCCACTACTTTAGTTGCCATAAACCTTAAACAGACAAG AGAGCCATTTGTGTTCGACTGCGCTAAAGCCGAGAAGAGACCGAAGGAAACTGAGGGTGGTAATACAAg TGAAGGAGGACCAGAGGAGAATGACAGTGATAGGATTCTTGCTTTTGCTGTCTCAGCCTCTGGGAAGCATATAGCACTCACAGATGACCACAAACGTCTTATTCTCTTCTGTACTGAGCCATCCTGGCAGTGCATTAGTACACG GTGGGTTGTGCGAAGATGCACATCTCTTGTATTTACTCAGGGTGAAGATGAAGTCTTTGTGGCTGATAAGTCTGGTGATGTATATTCATTCTCTGTTCTGGAGCCACAAAAACCAGGAGAGCTGAAGCTGGGACATCTCTCTATGTTATTGGCTGTG ACTCTTTCTACAGATGATAAGTACATCATAACAGCAGACAGAGATGAGAAGATCAGAGTAAGCTTCCGGCGGGCACCCTACAACATTCAGGCTTTCTGCCTAGGGCACAGAGA ATTTGTCAGTGCATTGCTTGTGCCTGCAGGGCATCCTGACTTGCTTCTCTCTGGTTCAGGG GATGGCACAATGAAGGTCTGGCACTATGAAACTGGTCGGCGGTTACAGAGCATTGACGTGAGGCAGCTTGGCATTTTACAGAACTCTGATGCAGATACTGAAAAG AGGTTTGCGGTCAGCAGGATTACCAGCTCACCAGATGGGCGACACGTTGCTGTGCAGTGTGAGAG ATTTTCCTCAGTTCAGCTCTTCCTGGTGGATCCCGGGACAGAGGGCTGCCTGAACCCTGCTGAGACACTAGCTCTTCCTCTTGCCCCCTGGGACATGACCTTTGATTCACAAAACCAGCTGTGGCTCTTGCTGGAGAGTGAAGATGTAAATGTGCTTCTCTATCGATACTCAGAGCAGCACTGGAAG CTGTGTGACACAGAGACCCCTGAATTGAAGAGGGCCACTGAAGCATTACAGGCTCAGTGGAATATCTTTAAAG GTTTTGTGGGACTGGAGAGTCAGTTTAAGCACCTGTATAAGGTGAACTTTGACAACATGGCATCATATTTGCAGAAGAAACAGGAAAGACTCGAACAGGAAAACAAGAAGAGAGCAGCAGCAAATGGCTCTAAACACAACGTAGCTGGAAAAAGGAGTAAAAAGGAGGGCAACCCTGTGTCTCAAAGTACCAGCTGA
- the LOC127447824 gene encoding tRNA (guanine-N(7)-)-methyltransferase non-catalytic subunit wdr4-like isoform X1 translates to MAVVCSKGDWFVSSCSTTLVAINLKQTREPFVFDCAKAEKRPKETEGGNTSSEGGPEENDSDRILAFAVSASGKHIALTDDHKRLILFCTEPSWQCISTRWVVRRCTSLVFTQGEDEVFVADKSGDVYSFSVLEPQKPGELKLGHLSMLLAVTLSTDDKYIITADRDEKIRVSFRRAPYNIQAFCLGHREFVSALLVPAGHPDLLLSGSGDGTMKVWHYETGRRLQSIDVRQLGILQNSDADTEKRFAVSRITSSPDGRHVAVQCERFSSVQLFLVDPGTEGCLNPAETLALPLAPWDMTFDSQNQLWLLLESEDVNVLLYRYSEQHWKLCDTETPELKRATEALQAQWNIFKGFVGLESQFKHLYKVNFDNMASYLQKKQERLEQENKKRAAANGSKHNVAGKRSKKEGNPVSQSTS, encoded by the exons ATGGCAGTAGTGTGTTCTAAAGGAGACTGGTTTGTTTCTAGCTGTTCCACTACTTTAGTTGCCATAAACCTTAAACAGACAAG AGAGCCATTTGTGTTCGACTGCGCTAAAGCCGAGAAGAGACCGAAGGAAACTGAGGGTGGTAATACAAg TAGTGAAGGAGGACCAGAGGAGAATGACAGTGATAGGATTCTTGCTTTTGCTGTCTCAGCCTCTGGGAAGCATATAGCACTCACAGATGACCACAAACGTCTTATTCTCTTCTGTACTGAGCCATCCTGGCAGTGCATTAGTACACG GTGGGTTGTGCGAAGATGCACATCTCTTGTATTTACTCAGGGTGAAGATGAAGTCTTTGTGGCTGATAAGTCTGGTGATGTATATTCATTCTCTGTTCTGGAGCCACAAAAACCAGGAGAGCTGAAGCTGGGACATCTCTCTATGTTATTGGCTGTG ACTCTTTCTACAGATGATAAGTACATCATAACAGCAGACAGAGATGAGAAGATCAGAGTAAGCTTCCGGCGGGCACCCTACAACATTCAGGCTTTCTGCCTAGGGCACAGAGA ATTTGTCAGTGCATTGCTTGTGCCTGCAGGGCATCCTGACTTGCTTCTCTCTGGTTCAGGG GATGGCACAATGAAGGTCTGGCACTATGAAACTGGTCGGCGGTTACAGAGCATTGACGTGAGGCAGCTTGGCATTTTACAGAACTCTGATGCAGATACTGAAAAG AGGTTTGCGGTCAGCAGGATTACCAGCTCACCAGATGGGCGACACGTTGCTGTGCAGTGTGAGAG ATTTTCCTCAGTTCAGCTCTTCCTGGTGGATCCCGGGACAGAGGGCTGCCTGAACCCTGCTGAGACACTAGCTCTTCCTCTTGCCCCCTGGGACATGACCTTTGATTCACAAAACCAGCTGTGGCTCTTGCTGGAGAGTGAAGATGTAAATGTGCTTCTCTATCGATACTCAGAGCAGCACTGGAAG CTGTGTGACACAGAGACCCCTGAATTGAAGAGGGCCACTGAAGCATTACAGGCTCAGTGGAATATCTTTAAAG GTTTTGTGGGACTGGAGAGTCAGTTTAAGCACCTGTATAAGGTGAACTTTGACAACATGGCATCATATTTGCAGAAGAAACAGGAAAGACTCGAACAGGAAAACAAGAAGAGAGCAGCAGCAAATGGCTCTAAACACAACGTAGCTGGAAAAAGGAGTAAAAAGGAGGGCAACCCTGTGTCTCAAAGTACCAGCTGA